In Rhodothermus sp., the following proteins share a genomic window:
- a CDS encoding LemA family protein has translation MRSKGLLALVVVVLLLGMAGCAGCSTYNRLVEADEMVARAWADLQAQYQRRADLIPNLVRTVQASATFERETLEAVTSARARATSITLRAEDLSDPEKVRQFQEAQAQLSSALARLLAVAENYPQLQTTGAFRDLLVQLEGTENRITVARRDYNEAVRRYNTLVRRFPTVLVASLTGFLPKQPFEAAAEAQTAPQVEFNL, from the coding sequence ATGCGAAGCAAAGGATTGCTGGCCCTTGTTGTCGTAGTGCTCCTGCTCGGTATGGCCGGCTGTGCCGGTTGCAGCACCTACAATCGTCTGGTTGAAGCTGACGAAATGGTTGCCCGTGCCTGGGCGGATCTGCAGGCGCAATATCAGCGCCGGGCCGATCTGATTCCTAATCTGGTACGTACGGTCCAGGCTTCGGCCACCTTTGAACGGGAAACCCTGGAGGCCGTTACCAGTGCTCGCGCCCGAGCCACGTCGATCACCTTGCGTGCCGAAGACCTGAGTGATCCGGAAAAGGTCCGGCAGTTTCAGGAGGCCCAGGCGCAGCTCTCAAGTGCGCTGGCCCGGTTGCTGGCCGTGGCCGAAAACTATCCTCAGTTGCAGACGACCGGCGCATTCCGCGATCTGCTGGTGCAACTCGAAGGTACTGAAAACCGCATCACGGTTGCTCGACGTGACTACAACGAGGCAGTCCGACGCTACAACACACTGGTCCGGCGTTTTCCAACGGTGCTGGTGGCAAGTCTGACAGGTTTTTTGCCCAAACAGCCGTTTGAAGCGGCAGCAGAGGCCCAGACAGCGCCTCAGGTAGAATTTAATCTCTGA